A region of Ochotona princeps isolate mOchPri1 chromosome 2, mOchPri1.hap1, whole genome shotgun sequence DNA encodes the following proteins:
- the ADCY10 gene encoding adenylate cyclase type 10, protein MYSYLAGYWGVWFKYEVKAMEQITNLPLKGEGIEIVAHVADRLSYLKLMMGHLDLAIALGTRAHKMWALLQNPNQHYAVLCRLSKSLLLKNGYKQLIQVLGTLWELSVTGHIFSKEFFLYFVYRTFAECLDFIIQNENNRILKFHNGLLLGLYSSVAVW, encoded by the exons ATGTACAGCTACCTGGCTGGCTACTGGGGCGTGTGGTTCAAATATGAAGTCAAGGCCATGGAACAGATCACCAACCTCCCCCTCAAAGGGGAAGGCATTGAAATCGTGGCACACGTGGCTGATAGACTGAGCTACCTCAAGCTCATGATGGGTCACCTGGATTTGGCCATTGCATTAG GCACTCGAGCCCACAAGATGTGGGCATTGCTCCAGAATCCCAACCAACACTATGCGGTCCTCTGCAGACTCAGTAAATCTCTCTTATTGAAAAACGG ATACAAGCAGTTGATCCAGGTACTGGGGACGCTGTGGGAGCTTTCTGTAACAGGACACATCTTCAGCAAGGAATTTTTTCTAT ACTTTGTTTATAGAACCTTTGCAGAGTGTTTGGACTTCATCATACAGAATGAAAACAACAGAATCCTCAAGTTCCATAACGGACTCCTCCTGGGACTGTACTCCAGTGTCGCTGTCTGGTAA